From one Octopus bimaculoides isolate UCB-OBI-ISO-001 chromosome 1, ASM119413v2, whole genome shotgun sequence genomic stretch:
- the LOC106877637 gene encoding uncharacterized protein LOC106877637, producing the protein MHRWEQYKYQISLRIFVGNTKILLPTYAICFIFKNMTMASTSLLVCLFVTVFVGLLATPTTANANWIAGAGYHGGYNHPIGLSDILLNIRPYVDTLVHTENPGITAYHIPHMNFVYNSNDQYPHYSGADYTYGNYPAENYPFVHY; encoded by the exons ATGCACAGGTGGGAACAGTATAAATACCAAATTTCACTGAGAATCTTCGTAGGTAATACTAAAATTCTGCTACCAACATACGCCATCTG CTTTATTTTCAAAAACATGACAATGGCTTCAACTTCTCTCCTGGTTTGCCTGTTTGTTACAG TGTTCGTTGGATTGCTTGCCACTCCTACAACAGCTAATGCTAACTGGATAGCTGgag CAGGATACCATGGCGGTTATAATCATCCAATTGGCCTCTCTGACATCTTGCTTAATATCAGACCCTATGTAGATACACTTGTACATACGGAAAATCCAGGTATTACTGCCTACCACATTCCACATATGAATTTCGTCTATAATTCTAATGATCAATACCCACACTATTCTGGTGCAGATTATACTTATGGAAATTATCCTGCAGAAAATTATCCTTTCGTACACTATTAA